From Electrophorus electricus isolate fEleEle1 chromosome 8, fEleEle1.pri, whole genome shotgun sequence, the proteins below share one genomic window:
- the trappc3 gene encoding LOW QUALITY PROTEIN: trafficking protein particle complex subunit 3 (The sequence of the model RefSeq protein was modified relative to this genomic sequence to represent the inferred CDS: deleted 7 bases in 6 codons) has product MSRQSNRSTDSKKMNSELFTSHMRALVTQLCKDYENDEEVNKQLDKMGYNIGVRLIEDFLARSSVGRCHDFRETADVIAKVAFKMYLGITPSVTNWSPAGDEFSLILESNPLVDFVELPDNHSTLINSNLLCGVLRGALEMVQMAVDVRFAQDTLRGDNVTEIRMKFIKRIEENLPAGDE; this is encoded by the exons ATGTCTAGGCAGTCGAACAGATCCACAGATAGCAAGAAAATG AATTCTGAACTGTTTACT TCACATATGCGAGCACTGGTCACTCAGCTCTGTAAGGACTATGAGAATGACGAGGAAGTGAACAAGCAGCTTGATAAAAT GGGTTATAATATTGGGGTACGC CTCATTGAGGACTTCTTGGCTCGG TCAAGTGTAGGCAGGTGTCATGATTTCCGAGAAACAGCCGACGTCATTGCAAAG GTAGCTTTCAAAATGTATCTGGGCATCACCCCCAGCGTGACCAACTGGAGCCCTGCTGGAGATGAG TTCTCCCTCATCCTGGAGAGTAACCCACTGGTGGACTTTGTGGAACTTCCAGATAACCACAGCACTCTGATT AACTCCAACCTATTGTGTGGTGTATTGAGAGGAGCTCTAGAGATG GTTCAAATGGCTGTGGATGTGCGATTTGCTCAAGACACACTAAGAGGAGACAATGTGACAGAAATTCGC ATGAAGTTCATTAAGAGGATTGAGGAAAACCTGCCTGCAGGTGATGAATGA
- the angpt2b gene encoding angiopoietin-2b, whose product MQRPCLFLHLQFLKLEMGWLLALGCLAVAVAVVTGSERRQHQVQHGPCSYTFILPEVEQCQPARDFQETNSLQRDSPSSPETAHAKPPWQDSKLESLENTTENSTQWLQKLESYIQENVRSEMAEMQRNVIHSQTATMLEIGTNLLSQSAEHTRKLTDVETQVLNQTSRLEVQLLEYYLSTTRLEKQLVQQNQEVSRLKVKNSLLEQRFLDMEARHSQELQASQQEKEQLQELLDRQSRLVTLLEGQLASSTRNSTLLQRQQAALSDTVQQLLALVTHCNEITSSSKEKVMIFRDCADIYRYGITENGIYSIHLTNSTQTIKVFCDMKTRGGGWTVLQHRFDGSVEFHRSWEEYKMGFGDPSGEHWLGNDFIHVLTTSQDYTLQVQLKDVEGNQAYSQYNNFHIDGEDKKYSVHAHGFSGTAGHTSSLTRTGTMFSTKDQDNDRCSCKCAQMASGGWWFEACGPSNLNGIYYAGVSNVMRYNGIKWYYWKGPSLIVNMTTMMVRPVNF is encoded by the exons atgcAGAGACCCTGTCTGTTTCTCCATCTACAATTCTTGAAACTAGAAATGGGCTGGTTGCTGGCGTTGGGGTGCCTGGCAGTAGCAGTGGCTGTGGTGACTGGCTCAGAGAGGAGGCAGCACCAGGTGCAGCATGGCCCCTGTAGCTACACTTTCATCCTGCCAGAGGTGGAACAGTGCCAGCCGGCCAGGGACTTCCAGGAGACCAACTCGTTGCAGAGGgactctccctcttcccccgaGACAGCCCATGCTAAACCACCCTGGCAGGACAGCAAGCTGGAGAGTCTGGAGAACACTACTGAGAACAGCACACAGTGGCTACAGAAG CTAGAAAGTTATATCCAGGAGAATGTGCGCTCAGAGATGGCGGAGATGCAGAGGAATGTCATTCACAGCCAGACGGCTACCATGTTGGAGATAGGAACCAATCTTCTCAGCCAGTCAGCAGAACACACGCGCAAACTGACAGATGTGGAGACTCAG GTGCTGAACCAAACAAGTCGTCTGGAGGTACAACTATTGGAGTACTATCTTTCAACCACCCGGCTGGAGAAGCAGCTTGTCCAGCAAAATCAGGAGGTGTCCCGCCTCAAAGTCAAAAACAG CCTCCTGGAACAGCGCTTTCTTGATATGGAAGCCAGACACAGTCAGGAACTGCAGGCAAGCcagcaggagaaagagcagcTGCAGGAGCTACTGGACAGGCAGAGCCGCCTGGTCACCCTGCTCGAGGGACAGCTGGCCAGCTCGACCCGCAACAGCACACTGCTCCAACGCCAGCAAGCTGCTCTCTCAGACACTGTGCAGCAGCTACTGGCCTTGGTAACCCACTGCAATG AAATTACCAGCTCCTCTAAAGAGAAGGTCATGATCTTCAGAGACTGTGCTGATATATACAGATATGGAATTACAGAAAATGGAATATACAGCATTCACCTTACCAACAGCACACAGACAATTAAG GTGTTCTGTGACATGAAGACTAGAGGAGGAGGCTGGACTGTACTCCAGCATCGCTTTGATGGTTCTGTGGAGTTCCATCGTAGCTGGGAAGAGTACAAAATG GGATTTGGAGACCCCTCAGGAGAACATTGGTTAGGAAATGATTTCATCCACGTTCTCACCACCTCCCAAGACTATACTCTGCAAGTCCAACTAAAAGATGTGGAGGGAAACCAGGCCTACTCTCAGTACAACAATTTCCACATTGATGGAGAGGACAAGAAATATAG TGTACATGCTCATGGTTTTAGTGGCACGGCTGGTCATACCAGCAGCCTGACCCGCACCGGCACCATGTTCAGCACGAAGGACCAGGACAATGACCGATGCAGCTGCAAGTGTGCACAGATGGCCTCTGGGG GATGGTGGTTTGAAGCATGTGGACCATCCAACTTGAATGGAATCTACTATGCTGGCGTCTCCAATGTAATGCGTTACAATGGCATCAAGTGGTATTACTGGAAAGGGCCAAGCCTAATAGTGAACATGACAACTATGATGGTGCGTCCTGTCAATTTCTAA